The genomic interval tttttgctaaattatatattgtgatatgCATCgcgtatcgtagaaatgtcctcaagtatcgtgatatgatatttttgtcatatcgcccagccctgaaagacatcaaataaaaaaatttggaaGATGCtttaagaataaaacatgatcatGTTTACTGCGTGACTTCCACGAACTCGTTACAACTTTCCACTGAGTGTCCGACAAAAGCCGGCGAGGTGCCTGTGTTCTCTGAAagactcttttgtttttcttcagcagaGTAAAACAGAAGGAGAGCAGTCACTGTGTCCTAGATCTGAAGCAGTACGACTGCGAGGGCAGACCGCTTTTAAATGAGAAAGGTGCCACTACaatctgtattttaaatatgtaaatctgTCATTTTCATACCTTTATTTCAATTTGTAAGTGAActttttagttggattaaagTATAGCAAACTGAAATTAATAATCATCTGATGTAGAAAATTCTGTTTTCATATTCAGGatcattttttaatcatttttcaatacgctacatgattggctgacatGGTGCGGAAGGAATGCGCCTTATTTGGCTTTTCCTCAGATGCTGTGTTTGGAGAATGTTAATCTGAATTTGGAGAATCGAATCTGAAATGGACTGTACCACCAAAATCTGATTCACACCTGATTATAATAGAATTACATTTGAAACCATTCACAATGTGGAATACAATTTCCacaaaaatcaatcaatttCAAGCTATGTACATCATTTCACTCGGATCTAATTCAATTCAAACttacttaattcaaataaaGGCATAAAAATTCAATCCATATGTTCCATTTTCAATCGAATGTGCAGTTAAGTTTAGGatttaaaaggtttaaaaaaaattaaaaatcttcCAGTGCATAATGGGTTTAAATATgacattaaagtgcacctattatggtttttcaaatattacctttcatgtagtgtgttatagagctgtttctgaatgtaaaaacatctgcaaagctTCAAAAAATCTAAGTgcacgacaaacagagttattgactcccaaaagaaagaaccgattctgaacagctaaaacgagtcgttagtaattccagactttacttcctgtactaacctatgtaggtttgtaacaaaaagccccacctctggtcttcaatAGCTGCACACTGACAGCGGCAAACCAaacacaacagactgggacatctgaccaatcagagcagggtATGTGCTCTAAAAGGAGGAGTTTataatgaatcctttagaacggataaTTTAAAGAACTGTTTTTGAGACTGAGGGAAAGAAAGGTAATGCTGccgtttaaattatgagcattattattaaagtatttttttaaccttggatgcacgtaaatctattgtatgagacctttaaaacaaaattagacatCTTTCAAAAcaataataggtgcactttaagtagTTGAAAGTGTTTcatgttaatgttatttaactgtttaaaaaaacaggtcatgtatttatatatatatatatatatatatatatatatatatatatatatatatatacacacacacacatatatatacatacatacatagagagagagagagagagagagagagagagagagagactgaatgtTAGCTATAAAAGAATAAACttgacaataaaacaaaaagagactATCATTATCACACAGTACTGCCATCTcgatatataacatttaaatgtacAACTGTTACTGCCACCTCTCATAGCTCAGTCCCCAACTGCATCCTCCTCCCTTCACAAGACCACTGCGTATGGTCTAAAACCCACACCAGGAAGTGCACTCTAAAATCAATCCCATTCCCTTTAAACGCGTCCATTATTATCGCGTTTTGCTAGCTGTACATTAGGAAGTGAGATTCGGATTGCTCCTACCTCAGCTGTGATGAGATAAACGCTGTTTAAAACACTGATCTTGCTAAATAACTAATGATATCGACGAACTCTTCTTCCAAAATAAAGCTATTTGAATTAAAGTCATCATGGTGTTTTCGACAAAAACTCAAACGTCATCCAGGCAGCGACCCGTATGCCGAGCAGCTGTCTGCTATAGCTACGTCACTACGTCAATACGTAAGGGCAGGGCGTCAGGGTAACGCGGACCCCGCCCACGTACTGCGAGCGGTACTCCATACACTCACCTTATGTACTGTCCATGGAGATGAGTGAGCCGTATGAAAATGCACACGCATGCGCACTGTGTAGTAAATCTGAtttgattatttgcattaaattgttggtaaatgaaagtGCAGCTAGGAGCTTGTATAAACGACTCACACGCTTGCTACACTTGGGAATGgcaaatcatttacatttacatttacatttattcatttagcagacgcttttatccaaagtgacttacaaatgagaaaatacaagcaaagcgatatatcaagcagagaacaatacaagtagtgctaacatacaagatccattaattgagttccagaagaagcaaagtgtgcagagtagaggtgcaagtgcaattttatatatatatatatatatatatatatatatatatatatatatatatatatatatatatatatatatatatatatatatatattatgagttggttaggtgttcacggaagaggtgggtctttagctgttttttgaagatggtaaGAGATTCtgctttagctgttttttgaagatggtgagagattctgcagtccggactgaggttggaagttcattccaccactgaggaacagttagtttgaatgtttttgaaagggaccttgagccacgctgagtaggtggcatttactttaaataattttgaaatataTACCATGGCCATCAACACATCATAAAAAATTtgcatttgatatatttttactcttatttttattttatttgtttacacatGACATATTTGTGGAGAGATGGAACAATACCTGTAAAATAGGTCTAGTTTTATAAATAGTCCAGAGCCCTGATTCTTCCAACTTCATGCATGAACAGGCACAATTTTGCTCATCCTGTATATAAACAGTatataaaagattaaaaaatatctGGGATGTGTATAAAATCTCTAAAACTCAattaaaacaatgaaaataaacgTGATTATGCTATCTAATACATACAgatgcaaaataaaatgaatactttCTAAATGTGCATTGTTGGTCTCTGTGTTAATGTATGCCTGACTGTGATTAACTTCAAagcaaataaaattttttttatgtaaaattaataataaatcagaattaaaacaaaagttGCTACATGCTGTtggaattaaattttaaaaatgttagaaaTAGGTATTAAACAGATTCACTAATTTATATAAtctctgaaataaataaaaatgttttttttaaaaattcttagGAAATCAAAAGGGAAAGAAACAGACTTTGCAATTCCTAAATCATAATGTGTTGTTGGTCCTTGTGTTTAaccatattttaaaacaaataaatattttgtaataatacaaatgaaaaaaaacatttaagaaatCAGTCAAGAGAAGTCAAAAGTAGCCTACAtgaactttaataaaaataaaagattttttttattaagaaattaatattaaacaaatagCTATGATAtaatctgtaaaaaaacaaaacaaaacaaaacaaaacaaaaaaacacacacacaagtgaaaaAAGTGGACTAATTCCTAAAATAAGTAAGAATTTTAATAATGACTTGttaagatgtaaaaaaaaaaaaaaaaaaaaaaaaaaaccactaatagtaataataacaatgcattcatacatacatacatacattcatttgtaagtcgctttggataaaagcgtctgctaagtgaataaatgtaaatgtaaatgtaatacatacataaatacataataaagatatacagaaaaactaaacaaaactaaaatatCTGGATTAAAttctaatgtttatttatgtgaaGTTCCTATAATGTTCAAAACGAATACAATGAAAacgaaatattttttttactattaagaagtcaaaataaaatcaaaaagagCCTACATAcactttgaataaaataaaacaataagaaaGACGTCGAAATTTTAAACAGCAGTGTTTCCTCCTCACCGCTAGGTGTCCACACTCACATATTCCTCATATTACTTTGTCCGCCTTAGAATGTGTCACTTCCGCTAGCCCAGCTTTAAGCCAATGGCGTTGCTCCGAGCCAGGCGGTCCCTCCACAGGTTTAAATGCTCGCGCGAACTCACTTATTGTGAGTTTAGAGTTTCGAGAAGCTCAGAATCGGGGAAATCagtaataaatcaataataaacgTGCGGCTGCAGAAGAAGACGAGATGTCAGCTGAGAGGTAATTACCGGCCTTCTGTTTGTGgcttaaaaatgttttgcattttattataGAAAGTTAGGCAGATGAGTTGTAACTTTAGGTTGAACTTACTTTTAGAGTCTCGGTCTGATGATACATTTCAGCGGATCGGTATTTTGACTTCATTAAAATTGCTTTGATTGAAAGTATTAAATTATGACAAATCTAAAAACGGACGGAAAAAAACCTACAAATATGGAGCATTAGCTCAGGGTTCTCCCTCCAAGCTTCTCCCGCGCCTCGGCCTTCATACACAGCCATGTTACAGCCGCTGAAGATCAGATAGAAGTTTTATAAACAGTGCGCATATGGgttaaaataaagtaataagtGTTTATGCATCTAATCTCGCTGATTGTGCGTTTAATGTCATTTAATTTGAGCTTGTTTGTGGTGGTGTTGAGATTGCGCGCGATCAGAGGGGCAGTTATGGCGGGCATCAGCAACATCTGCACGCGCGCGatgtaacattaaaaacaacacgCATATACATTTTAAGCAAAAATGCAGTAttgtggttttttgttgttgttgcaaaaataatatatttcactttataacATAGCTGTCcaatttggtttcattttgaaCTTAAAGCCTTGTATGATAAGTGAGCAGAATCATCAGGTTAATGTACCCTAGTAGTTTAGTTAGAACTGTCCTAAATGGCTCCCTGTTCCCTACACTCTAAAGCATTGTGCACCATGTTTTAGTGAGTTGGTTCTTTTTGAGCTTATGTCCAAAAGCAAATACAAGAAAAGTACCTGAGAgcttagagcagtggttctcataGTGGGGTCCAGGGACTCCGAGAGTTTGTTTTAAActatgtttgttttatattgagATCTTTAGTTAGTGTTTGACTGCTCACTTGAATTGAAATTAAATTGAGTTTAATCCAAATCATAATGATTTACAAAAAAGTCCCCTCTAAATGTTATGGACCCTAATATGTTTAGGTTTAGTGGGTGGAAAGTTCCGGATTAAAGTTTTATGGCTGTTTATAAATAGCCAGGCTgtccacaaatgtacacattttagcATAATATGAGCCTAATATGAATAGttgcattatgtttggagagaCTCCCTGaaatttattttgtcatttaaaaaaaaaaaaaaaaaaagtccctagCTGCAAAAAGTTGAAGATCTCCAGATCTAGAGTGTATAGAAAACAAAAGATCACTTTACTGTTTTTAGCAGTGGTTCTCTGAGTGGATTTGGTGACCCCCAGAGGtccatgattttatttaattttgttagtGTTCGATATCACTATCCATAACTATCTACCAACACATCAAAGTTATAGTTTTTGGTTATTCCTATAGTTATTGGCCTGGggttaatccaaacctcaataactcagaCATGtcgcctataaataatgtcaagttaaatctaatgtgttctgtcagtggaaagttcagCAGTAAAAATCTCTACGGCtttaataaatagacaaaaatatcCCTCTACACGTAACTTTGAAGAGATCTTTATAGGGAGTTCTATATAGGGTGGGATCTAAAATGTCTCTCTACTCTTTTTAAGGCACTGTATGTGGCCGGAAATAACTTTCACAGCCCTTGGGTATAATAGTTTGGATGTAATTGTTTAATAATGCGCTTGACTGTAATGTACACCCTATGATTTATAAACCGATTAGACTCGCAAATGAGCGCACTTTATAGTGGATAGCATGAGGTTTTGGATATAATATAAGAAGAGGTTTATATGCCTCCTCATTTAATCTGGtgtaacataataaaatgaCTACTGAATGTTCCCGTGTCGCAGGCCTCTCCAGGAGCTGCCGTGTCTGAGTGAGAACCTCGATGGCTCTCTGCTGTGCACGTCGCAGTCCAAACCGAAGAAAAGGCCGTGTGCATATGGAGACGGTCTGCACGCTGAAAACACTCCTCACGAGCTTATCCAGAACTGGTCTCCTCCCCGTAAACAGCCGCGGCCCTGTGCCAAGGGCAAAGAGAACTGCTTTGTCCTCGCCAGACGCCCCAGGAGGAGCAGAGACACAGCAGGTCGGTTTGAATTCTAGCACATATCGTTGTGAAGCTTTTCATATTTCCAATGGCTggttttaaaggaaaactccaccctgaaacacttTCAATGTCTTTATGgaaatatttgtgatttgtTGGTTGATCTCTGCAGGTAGTTGAATGTCATTGTGGGCAATTTTGGAAAACTGTTAGGTAAAGTGAAAGCAGGCCACGTTGATGTTCATGTTTATCTGCAGGGGTTCTGTGTTGGGACACTCTCCCTGACGAGCTGCTGTTGGGGATTTTCTCTTGTCTCTCACTGCAAGACCTTCTCAGGACATCCCGCGTCTGCAAGCGCTGGCATCGACTGGCGTGAGTGCCATCCCGACAGTTTTCAGATATGGATGTATCGGGTATAATTTGAAATTACCatggtgaatgtgtgtttgtgtgtaggttTGATGAGTCACTGTGGAACAGCGCTGACTTGGTGGGAAAAGCACAACTGAACAGCGAGCTGGGTCAGGTGCTCACAGCGGGGGTGTCGAGGCTGCGCTGTCCACACTCATGCATCGGTGAACCCTGCTTTAAGAACACacagtgaggttttttttgtgtgtgtgtgtgtgtgtgtgttatacactGGAGTTTAGTTGTGGTTTAATGACCCTAACCACTGAGTGTGTTGCAGACTCCTGCGTGTCCAGCATTTGGACCTGTCCAGCTGTACTGTGCAGACATCTGTGCTGGAGGACATCCTGTCGCGCTGCAGACGGCTGCAGAACCTCAGCATGGAGGGACTCGTGCTTTCTGACGCCATCTTCCGGTATGTGAACTTAAAGTGATGGAACAGATGCTTGCGGTGTAAGTCCTGCTTAAAATGATATGATGTTTCATTCTGTTTGTGCAGATCTTTGAGTGAGAACACAGAGCTGGTGCGGCTGAACCTGTGCGGCTGTTCTGGTTTTTCTGCGGACTCTCTGACTGAGATGCTTCAATCCTGCACAAAGTAAGACAAGCACCTAAGGGGTTACGACCGTAAACGAGCTGTCacactcagtgtttttatttatttattttctttctttctttcattatttcagCTGAATCGCTGATACGATAAAAGTGGCTTGACGTGCACACTGTCACCATAACAACGCTCTAATCAGTTCTGGCTGGTTAGAGGTAGAAATGGCAGCATTGACAGAATGAAGtgtggctctgacagttcctcagccTCAACTACATCGCTCCGGTTCAGAATTGGTCCTAACTAAAGATGTGTGCAGgaccattaaaaaaagaaaaataaatgcttttatcctatttaattctgttttccaaaatataaataaaatagtagtttaatttaaaccaccttgaccctgaccaggcagttactatgAATCAGTGAACACTGTAAATGCATCAAGTGTTAATGAATACCAGGCAGGAAGGCcagttcactgaaggggaaaggacatggGATGTGAAAGACGCATTTGCTTCTGGCAGTGTGCAATTTCACCGTGAGCCGAACTTCTGAATTCACAACCTTGGTCTCGTAAGCCAATAGAAAAAAGACTGGAGGAGCTTCTGAATATTAAGTAGCGTTCCCACTGGACCTTTGCCTCTCAGTTGTCTTAGTATTGGTTTTGTGCacatctgggggaaaaaattgaattaaaaataaaataattaggcATCTCATCTACTGACATGCGCtaaggttgttgttgttttgggggttttcttttgagattttttttttgagatttttCTTCTTACAAAGTAGTCACCTCTGGTACCAGGTACTATCTGAGATTCAGATCTCTGATGTTGTAATTATTTAGTGTTAAAACTGGAGAAGAGCATGACACAGAAGGCTGTACACATTACTATTGCCTGCTTCTGTATGTTCCAGGCTTGAGGAGCTGAACGTGTCGTGGTGTGTCTTCAGCAGTGAACATGTTAAGGCTGTCGTCAACAACATCCCGTCCACCGTCACTCAGT from Ictalurus furcatus strain D&B chromosome 18, Billie_1.0, whole genome shotgun sequence carries:
- the skp2 gene encoding S-phase kinase-associated protein 2 isoform X1, producing the protein MFPCRRPLQELPCLSENLDGSLLCTSQSKPKKRPCAYGDGLHAENTPHELIQNWSPPRKQPRPCAKGKENCFVLARRPRRSRDTAGVLCWDTLPDELLLGIFSCLSLQDLLRTSRVCKRWHRLAFDESLWNSADLVGKAQLNSELGQVLTAGVSRLRCPHSCIGEPCFKNTQLLRVQHLDLSSCTVQTSVLEDILSRCRRLQNLSMEGLVLSDAIFRSLSENTELVRLNLCGCSGFSADSLTEMLQSCTKLEELNVSWCVFSSEHVKAVVNNIPSTVTQLNISGYRQSFTMDDVKVLVERCPNLTHLDLSDSVLVTTDSFPFLQKLSSLRHLALSRCYQIHPAALVEFEKFVTLQTLEVFGLIQDSSLPILSKGLPRTQINTQPFSGVARPTAATRKDRTLWGMHCRLVYKP
- the skp2 gene encoding S-phase kinase-associated protein 2 isoform X2, producing MSAERPLQELPCLSENLDGSLLCTSQSKPKKRPCAYGDGLHAENTPHELIQNWSPPRKQPRPCAKGKENCFVLARRPRRSRDTAGVLCWDTLPDELLLGIFSCLSLQDLLRTSRVCKRWHRLAFDESLWNSADLVGKAQLNSELGQVLTAGVSRLRCPHSCIGEPCFKNTQLLRVQHLDLSSCTVQTSVLEDILSRCRRLQNLSMEGLVLSDAIFRSLSENTELVRLNLCGCSGFSADSLTEMLQSCTKLEELNVSWCVFSSEHVKAVVNNIPSTVTQLNISGYRQSFTMDDVKVLVERCPNLTHLDLSDSVLVTTDSFPFLQKLSSLRHLALSRCYQIHPAALVEFEKFVTLQTLEVFGLIQDSSLPILSKGLPRTQINTQPFSGVARPTAATRKDRTLWGMHCRLVYKP